From Ochotona princeps isolate mOchPri1 chromosome X, mOchPri1.hap1, whole genome shotgun sequence, one genomic window encodes:
- the SMIM10L2A gene encoding small integral membrane protein 10-like protein 2A isoform X2, which translates to MATSAAVPAAAAAALSGLALRLSRSAAARGSYRAFCKGLTRTLLTFFDLAWRLRVNFPYFYVVASVMLNVRLQVRIE; encoded by the coding sequence ATGGCGACGTCGGCGGCTGTgcctgcggcggcggcggcggccctgTCTGGCTTGGCGCTGCGGCTGTCGCGCTCGGCCGCGGCCCGCGGCTCCTATCGCGCCTTCTGCAAGGGGCTCACGCGCACGCTGCTCACTTTCTTCGACCTGGCCTGGCGGCTGCGCGTCAACTTCCCCTACTTCTACGTCGTGGCCTCGGTGATGCTCAACGTCCGCCTGCAGGTGCGGATCGAGTGA
- the SMIM10L2A gene encoding small integral membrane protein 10-like protein 2A isoform X1, protein MAELQGNGPGRRLGGPGPPDSGSPRLGRAPPRATDRQEVRGPRCFGLHITGGPADLLPHIDHAGQPGERNSAAVNPGPARTGAERNWLLYVMTSCFSGPGMWQLHIPETTQESLIQMGLDGCWRCKVCCTVASPKGHVRPKCKPREKRPWPSPAVLGWWLEAPVLSSWDGKLQRPAQL, encoded by the exons ATGGCGGAGTTGCAGGGGAACGGCCCAGGACGCAGGCTGGGCGGCCCAGGACCCCCGGACTCCGGGTCCCCGCGGCTGGGGCGCGCGCCGCCACGGGCCACGGATCGCCAAGAAGTTCGAGGGCCCAGGTGCTTCGGGCTCCACATCACCGGAGGTCCCGCCGACCTGTTGCCACACATCGACCACGCTGGACAACCTGGAGAAAGGAATTCAGCTGCTGTAAACCCTGGGCCTGCCAGGACCGGAGCAGAGAG gaaTTGGCTTTTGTATGTGATGACCAGCTGCTTCTCCGGCCCTGGCATGTGGCAG CTCCACATTCCCGAAACCACACAGGAGAGCCTCATCCAGATGGGCCTCGATGGGTGCTGGAGGTGCAAGGTGTGCTGCACAGTGGCGTCCCCGAAGGGTCACGTGCGGCCCAAATGCAAGCCAAGAGAGAAGAGACCCTGGCCTTCACCAGCCGTCCTGGGTTGGTGGCTTGAAGCCCCTGTTCTGAGTTCCTGGGATGGAAAGCTGCAGCGCCCTGCTCAACTCTAG